DNA sequence from the Antarctobacter heliothermus genome:
CGGGACATGCCGCATCCTCGCCCCGAATGGTTAATGGCGTGTGAACCCACGCCCTCGCCCATCATTGCTCCCCACGCCGCAACGCCCTATTCTGCGCCTTCCATACGGGGGAGAGTCTCGCATGTTCCGCAAATGCACAGCTTTGGTGTCCACCTCGGCGCTGGTCTCGGCCTTCGCCGCCCCGCTGGCCGCGCAGCCGCAGGAATGTCTGGGCCATGATCTGAACGACCCCGCTTTGTCCATTCCGATGAACGCGCCCGCGCATACCTGGACGCTGTATAACCTTGGTCCCGGCGCGGTCGTTATCCGCACCAGCACCGGGCAGGTGCTGCCCGGTCCCGCCCCCAGCAGCGAGCCGAAACCCGCGCCTTTTTCGGGTGAGACCGGCACCAGCTATGCCATCGCTCTGGCCGGTCCGGGTCTGACCATCGTCTATATCTGCCCCGGCCTCTGAGCGGGCCAAAGGTTAAGCGCAGGTAAAACCGTCTCTGTAACCTATTGATTTTCAACAGGCGCGAATCTGTCCACGCGTGGACAGCGCCTCATGCCCCTCCCCCGGAGCCGCGACCCGATAGCCCAATGCGGAGCCCGCCTTGGACCGGATCACTGCCGCACGCGGCGCGTCTTAATTTCCTACATCCAGTTCAGGGTCGACGGTCTCTTCGTACTCATAGTCGGGGACGTACTCCTCCTCCGGCTCCTCCAGAAAATAATCGCTGTCCCCATCCTGACCTTCTTCGTAGGCCAGCGCCCAGACGTCCTGCAACATCTCGCGCTCTACTTGCTTAAGGTAGGCGATCAGACGCGGCAGCGGCGGGCGCGTAGACTCGATATAGCTTTTGACCCGGCGCATCGCCTCTTGCTTGCGCGGGACTGGCACCCGATCCAGCGGATTGACGTAAGAGACAGATCGCCCGGCCGTCTGGCCCTGTGTCGACACCACAGCCCCCGCAGGTGTCGCCCAACGCGGCCCCCCCAGCCAAACCGCCGCGAACATGATCTTGGCGCGGATCTCTGGCGTGCCGCCAACAATCAGGCCGTCATAGAACATGACATGCACGTCTTCCCATTTGGCACGGTGGAACATGGTCCCCGTCTCGTTCCCGACGCCACAATAAGCATCGTGTACGGCTGCCGCATTGATGAACTCCGGCGCGGTCGGATCGCCGACAATCGCGACAAAGATCTTGGGGATCGACGCGCCATCGGTCAGCGTCCGCGGCGGTGCCACCCAGTTTTTGCCCTGTGCATCGACAAAATTCAGCGGCCCTGCGGTGGGAAAGAACTTGTAGGGCCGTTTCGGCAGTTCGACTGGTTCTGGCAGGACACGCAGGGGCGACTGACTAAAGGTACAGCCCCCCTGCGGTCGGGTCAGACAAGACAGTTCCGGCGCGTCGGCACGGCTGCTCTGGGCAATGTAGCCCGACGTATCGCATGCCGCGAGCGTCAGGGCGCAAGCGGTCAAAAGGGCAAGGTTGCGCATGGGACTATCCAATTGGTCAAATTCGTTGTCGGGAAAATACGGGAGTCGCGTATCTCGATCAAGCGGCGCCTGACCCAAATCAAGGAAACCGCATTCCGCCAACACTATGTGTCGCGCATTCATGCAGTTCAGGAGAGTGCAATGTTTCGTCTAGCCAGTTTGCTCTATTCTCTGATTTCGACCAGCCTTGCCGGAACGATGGTCATTGGCGTTCTTGTGGCAGGCCATGGCACGCTTATGCCGATCCTCATCGCGGCGGCGGTCGGTTTTGTCCTGGCCGCCCCTGTGTCGTGGCTTGTCGCGCGCCGAATCTACAACTGACGCAAAAGACCATCGGCACAGCGCTCGATCAGATCCAACGCGCCATCGAAGTCCCGTGTGAAATAGGGATCGGGCACCTCCGTCGCATCTTTGGTGTCGGCGAAATCTGTCATCAGTCGAATACGCGCTCCGCCCGCCGCAGGCGCAAGGGTGTTCAGATCATCCAAATTCTGCGCGTCCATCGCCACGATCAGGTCAAAGCGATCGAAATCATCAGGGGTCACCTGCCGGGCGCGCAGGTCCGACATGTCATAACCGCGCGCGCGTGCTGCATCCTGCATCGGACCAAAGGGCGGTTCGCCGTTGTGCCAGTTTCCGGTTCCGGCACTATCCAGCGTAACAAACACCCCCTGCGCATCCGCCTTGGCCCGCACGACGGCCTCGGCGGTCGGGGACCGGCAGATGTTGCCGAGACAGACAAAGAGGATACGGTGGGTCATCATCTGGTCCTACCGATTGGGACACTTTTCAGCAAGGGAGCCGTGATGACCGAAAAGATCGTCATACTGACTGGGGCGGGCCTGTCGGCGGAAAGCGGGCTGGGCACCTTTCGCGATGAAAGCGGGCTTTGGGCGCAGCACAGGATCGAGGACGTTGCCACACCAGAGGGCTTTTCCCGCAATCCCGCCCTCGTCCACGCCTTTTACAACGCCCGCCGTCAGCAGGCCGCTACGGCCACGCCCAATGCCGCCCACGACGCGCTCGCGCGGCTTCAGAAAAAATGACCCGG
Encoded proteins:
- a CDS encoding DUF1353 domain-containing protein, whose product is MRNLALLTACALTLAACDTSGYIAQSSRADAPELSCLTRPQGGCTFSQSPLRVLPEPVELPKRPYKFFPTAGPLNFVDAQGKNWVAPPRTLTDGASIPKIFVAIVGDPTAPEFINAAAVHDAYCGVGNETGTMFHRAKWEDVHVMFYDGLIVGGTPEIRAKIMFAAVWLGGPRWATPAGAVVSTQGQTAGRSVSYVNPLDRVPVPRKQEAMRRVKSYIESTRPPLPRLIAYLKQVEREMLQDVWALAYEEGQDGDSDYFLEEPEEEYVPDYEYEETVDPELDVGN
- a CDS encoding CTP synthetase, producing the protein MFRLASLLYSLISTSLAGTMVIGVLVAGHGTLMPILIAAAVGFVLAAPVSWLVARRIYN
- a CDS encoding low molecular weight protein-tyrosine-phosphatase, which gives rise to MTHRILFVCLGNICRSPTAEAVVRAKADAQGVFVTLDSAGTGNWHNGEPPFGPMQDAARARGYDMSDLRARQVTPDDFDRFDLIVAMDAQNLDDLNTLAPAAGGARIRLMTDFADTKDATEVPDPYFTRDFDGALDLIERCADGLLRQL